Proteins encoded within one genomic window of Terriglobia bacterium:
- a CDS encoding type II toxin-antitoxin system VapB family antitoxin produces the protein MRTNIDIDDRLMRQALRSSGARTKRAVVEAGLRLLIKTRAQATIRRLRGKIQWHGDLNISRLGRMSE, from the coding sequence ATGCGGACCAATATCGACATCGACGACCGTTTGATGCGCCAGGCGCTTAGGAGTAGTGGTGCGCGGACAAAGCGAGCTGTCGTGGAAGCTGGGCTGCGACTGCTCATTAAGACTCGTGCTCAAGCCACGATCCGCCGGCTGCGGGGTAAGATCCAATGGCACGGTGATCTGAACATCTCGCGCCTCGGGCGTATGTCGGAGTAG
- a CDS encoding PIN domain nuclease — protein MVIVDTTVWVDYLRGARNPETDWLNVELDRRRFGLTDLILCEVLQGIRDDLSFSRVQRELGKFEVFETGGVELAVAAARNFRKLRQQGHTVRKTIDCLIATFCLRDGHSLLHRDRDFDPFEQILGLSVIRP, from the coding sequence GTGGTGATCGTGGACACTACGGTCTGGGTTGACTACCTGCGTGGTGCGCGGAACCCCGAAACAGACTGGCTAAACGTCGAACTCGATCGACGACGTTTTGGATTAACAGATCTGATCCTCTGTGAGGTTCTTCAGGGTATTCGCGACGATCTCTCCTTTTCTCGGGTGCAGCGCGAGCTCGGCAAGTTTGAGGTGTTCGAGACAGGCGGGGTGGAGCTGGCTGTTGCGGCGGCTCGGAATTTCCGGAAGCTTCGTCAACAAGGTCACACCGTGCGCAAGACCATCGATTGCTTAATTGCCACGTTCTGTCTTCGAGATGGGCATTCCCTACTGCACCGAGATCGCGACTTCGATCCGTTCGAACAAATCCTTGGACTCTCCGTTATCCGCCCATGA
- a CDS encoding sigma-70 family RNA polymerase sigma factor, producing MRTELFRAIAELRNDDPESMERALALVRQTAFSFSMKVCGHREDAEDTAQETLIRAVPELSNFDSPEALAVWLYKVARSRCLMSRRRSKFAPKQDLSLDELLPDRSELEALTASREGGPEQQLLRAENREELQRAVLKIPPDYRMVLVLHDMEELSTAEVARITGLREGTVRVRLHRARVFLRNQLARKVKTAATGAKPQAALRCKRLFSMLSDYLDQELDPSLCQNMESHLGDCSPCKAYLASLEETVRRCKRHCTEELKTKVRAQFHELLRESSAAKAAR from the coding sequence GTGCGAACTGAACTGTTCCGGGCCATTGCCGAATTGAGAAACGACGATCCGGAGTCGATGGAGCGTGCACTCGCGCTTGTCCGGCAGACCGCCTTTTCCTTTAGCATGAAGGTGTGCGGTCATCGTGAGGACGCCGAGGATACAGCTCAAGAAACCCTGATCCGCGCGGTACCTGAACTCTCCAACTTTGATAGCCCAGAGGCACTCGCGGTGTGGTTGTACAAGGTTGCGCGCAGCCGCTGCCTGATGAGCCGGCGGCGCAGCAAGTTCGCCCCCAAACAAGACCTTTCGCTCGACGAACTCCTCCCCGACCGCAGCGAACTGGAGGCGCTCACCGCTTCCCGCGAAGGCGGCCCGGAACAACAACTCCTGCGTGCGGAGAATCGCGAAGAACTGCAGCGCGCGGTGCTGAAAATCCCGCCCGACTATCGCATGGTTCTGGTTCTCCACGACATGGAAGAGCTCTCCACCGCGGAGGTGGCGCGCATCACCGGGCTTCGCGAAGGCACAGTACGCGTGCGCTTGCACCGCGCCCGAGTCTTCCTCCGCAATCAGTTGGCGCGCAAGGTCAAAACCGCCGCCACCGGCGCAAAACCCCAGGCGGCACTGCGCTGCAAACGGCTGTTCTCCATGCTTTCCGATTACCTCGATCAGGAACTCGATCCCTCGCTTTGCCAGAACATGGAGAGCCACCTCGGCGACTGTTCTCCCTGCAAGGCATATCTGGCGAGCCTGGAGGAAACCGTCCGCCGCTGCAAGCGTCACTGTACCGAGGAACTCAAAACCAAGGTGCGCGCCCAGTTCCACGAACTACTTCGGGAATCCTCCGCCGCAAAAGCCGCCCGCTAG
- a CDS encoding OsmC family protein — protein MIQASVALTQTSGTGRQFVVTTGTGHHVIIDDAVGATGPKPIELVAAALAGCTAFDVINILRKKRQNVTAYEVHVEADQAPEPPQVFTRVRIRHILTGVDVDREAVAAAIHLSESKYCSVGAMVQKSAEFTTSFEIIPAHVAELVAAGVHGQ, from the coding sequence ATGATCCAGGCTTCCGTCGCCCTGACCCAGACCTCGGGAACAGGCCGCCAGTTTGTCGTCACTACCGGCACCGGACACCACGTCATCATTGACGACGCCGTCGGCGCCACCGGCCCCAAGCCGATCGAGTTGGTGGCGGCCGCGTTGGCAGGTTGCACCGCCTTCGACGTCATCAACATACTGCGCAAGAAGCGTCAAAATGTCACTGCCTACGAGGTGCATGTCGAGGCTGACCAGGCGCCCGAACCTCCGCAGGTGTTCACCAGGGTTCGCATCCGGCACATCCTGACCGGCGTGGATGTGGACCGCGAAGCCGTCGCCGCCGCGATCCATCTGTCCGAATCGAAGTATTGCTCGGTGGGTGCGATGGTACAGAAGTCGGCCGAATTCACAACTTCCTTCGAAATCATTCCCGCGCACGTGGCTGAGCTTGTGGCGGCTGGAGTCCACGGACAATGA